One genomic region from Bactrocera tryoni isolate S06 chromosome 3, CSIRO_BtryS06_freeze2, whole genome shotgun sequence encodes:
- the LOC120770316 gene encoding uncharacterized protein LOC120770316 has protein sequence MCKVELGREVYVKVVIYNIKQVMGQLSSHHDKRNNENRLSTATHFSNRSHSIRKSKVHNNSHSTLEPPTATGEDSSLLRVGNPRLKGLANGRPVTISEIGKRIDLNTSDIFSSKDKDASSIGGVGGGIGSGDDANDTWSNSNLLTTTVPATATPPYATTPIPSTENVTASATVTDGGSASKNKTSGHLTIADRYHKTNNCYYRSPNGNFHKLPSDSYHKMTDGCYVRAADGTFRRIEPPSSSLINGGSNGGKLHQRGDASGSSTRIKNHMLRFLKRSKSHTPATLKELDKERGKDKELKSSRGRKARFPSTIQENSPTTLPGGGKTPSGSNITAGSRNNKVVVTMMEGGGLPIIATSKAERSKNKDSSASNTADGTRSGRSRMFQLPILIPKILLSECKKKLFVIYIHKLMHIFY, from the exons ATGTGCAAAGTTGAACTGGGGCGAGAGGTGTATGTTAAAGTtgtcatatataatataaaacaagttATGGGCCAATTATCCAGCCATCACGACAAAAGAAACAATGAGAATCGCCTGTCGACCGCCACACATTTCAGCAATCGCAGTCATTCCATACGCAAGTCGAAGGTGCACAACAACAGTCATTCCACCTTGGAACCGCCAACGGCAACAGGCGAGGACTCGTCGCTGTTGCGCGTTGGCAATCCGCGCCTCAAAGGTCTCGCCAATGGCCGGCCAGTTACGATTAGTGAGATTGGCAAGCGCATAGATTTAAATACCAGTGATATATTCAGTAGTAAAGACAAAGACGCGAGTAGTATTGGCGGTGTTGGCGGTGGCATTGGCAGCGGTGATGACGCCAATGACACATGGTCCAACAGCAACTTGTTGACGACAACAGTGCCTGCAACCGCTACACCACCGTACGCCACAACACCAATACCGTCAACGGAGAATGTAACGGCGAGCGCTACGGTCACAGATGGCGGCAGCGCATCCAAGAACAAGACGTCAGGGCATTTAACCATCGCCGATAGATATCACAAAACAAACAATTGTTATTATCGCAGTCCGAATGGAAATTTCCATAAATTACCGTCCGATTCATACCACAAAATGACGGATGGCTGTTATGTGCGCGCTGCCGATGGCACATTTCGACGCATTGAGCCGCCAAGTAGTAGTCTCATCAATGGCGGTTCGAATGGCGGCAAATTGCATCAACGCGGCGATGCTAGCGGCAGTTCGACGCGTATAAAAAATCATATGTTACGTTTTTTGAAACGTTCCAAAAGTCATACGCCCGCTACATTGAAGGAATTGGACAAGGAACGAGGGAAGGATAAAGAATTGAAATCGAGTCGTGGACGTAAGGCGCGTTTTCCATCAACAATACAAGAGAATAGCCCAACCACACTACCGGGTGGTGGCAAAACACCTAGTGGCAGCAATATAACGGCGGGTAGTCGTAACAATAAAGTTGTTGTAACCATGATGGAAGGTGGCGGTTTGCCAATAATAGCTACCAGCAAAGCGGAACGTTCCAAAAATAAAGATTCTTCAGCGTCGAACACGGCGGATGGCACGCGCAGTGGGCGTTCAAGG ATGTTTCAGCTACCCATCCTAATTCCTAAAATACTTTTAAgcgaatgcaaaaaaaaactatttgttatttacatacataaacttatgcatattttttattaa